One Scophthalmus maximus strain ysfricsl-2021 chromosome 9, ASM2237912v1, whole genome shotgun sequence genomic region harbors:
- the LOC118319691 gene encoding putative monooxygenase p33MONOX, with protein MASRRGDLPAIDLGTSSSIFGVLSSPLGITRHNMSYDEHMDTPMNSPPPDMTVNMLWKDPVIPQHKFRNTAEEGEKVGKLVTFEAAAPAKSPVPVVKAKATSLMSSLMIKQTHENLQRFEHQAGLTDTRYTPHKGLSAEETRFHRLVDTTLPKLRMPSGDFKEDRLTTSAQSTPSGTPSVTPSVTPSVTPCVTPSVTPCVSPHTSPAVNRRTWFQLSPAPFLATPELSPNRSTDMGGNEGGDRWSFFGTRSVVQKSPTDPGSETSTGFSLQSYFGLHKSSTMDGTNTQVNLKVQDPANFMPPKIDISGIEGKQVPPRPHKLKPRDMNVLTPSGF; from the exons ATGGCCTCAAGACGGGGAGACCTTCCAG CAATCGACTTGGGCACGTCGTCCTCAATCTTTGGCGTCTTATCGTCTCCTCTTGGAATTACTAGGCACAATATGAGCTATGATGAGCACATGGATACCCCCATGAATTCACCACCCCCAGACATGACTGTTAACATGTTATGGAAAGACCCTGTCATCCCGCAGCACAAGTTCAGGAACACAGCAGAG GAAGGTGAGAAGGTTGGGAAGTTGGTGACCTTTGAGGCAGCCGCACCAGCCAAGTCCCCGGTGCCTGTGGTGAAAGCCAAAGCCACCTCTTTAATGAGCTCACTTATGATCA AGCAAACCCACGAGAACCTCCAGAGGTTTGAGCACCAGGCAGGGCTGACAGACACGAGGTATACTCCCCACAAAGGCCTCTCCGCTGAGGAGACCCGCTTTCACCGACTGGTTGATACCACGTTGCCA AAGTTGAGAATGCCAAGCGGGGACTTCAAAGAGGACAGGCTTACAACATCAGCACAATCCACCCCAAGTGGCACCCCCTCTGTCACCCCCTCTGTCACCCCCTCTGTCACCCCCTGTGTCACCCCTTCTGTCACCCCTTGCGTTAGTCCCCACACATCACCGGCTGTCAACCGCAG GACCTGGTTCCAGCTGAGTCCTGCGCCTTTCCTTGCCACACCAGAGCTCAGTCCAAACCGCAGCACAGACAtgggaggaaatgaaggagGGGATAGGTGGAGCTTCTTTGGAACTCGGTCTGTGGTCCAGAAGTCCCCCACTGACCCAGGCTCTGAAACTAGCACAG GATTTTCACTGCAGTCCTACTTTGGCCTGCACAAGTCATCCACCATGGACGGCACCAACACCCAGGTCAATCTCAAAGTGCAGGACCCTGCCAACTTCATGCCCCCCAAGATCGATATATCTGGCATTGAGGGCAAGCAGGTGCCCCCACGGCCGCACAAACTAAAACCCCGGGACATGAATGTTTTAACACCTTCGGGCTTCTGA
- the LOC118319939 gene encoding platelet basic protein has protein sequence MSGIIKVCLLLAVMVCVSTAQHNESGQNCLCRNVRNDITKSNVKDIQIYPATIFCDRVEIVVTASSGLRYCLNPRVKKVRALLAKIMRSQKTTTTRPDSSSTAHI, from the exons atgTCCGGCATCATCAAAGTGTGCCTGCTCCTGGCTGTGATGGTCTGCGTCTCTACTGCCCAAC ACAATGAATCAGGACAGAACTGTCTGTGTCGCAATGTCAGGAATGACATTACCAAGTCCAATGTGAAGGACATCCAGATCTACCCGGCAACCATCTTCTGTGACAGAGTGGAGATTGT TGTCACCGCCAGCAGCGGCCTTCGCTACTGCCTGAACCCCAGGGTGAAAAAAGTGAGAGCACTCCTGGCAAAGATCAT GCGGAGCCAAAAAACCACAACCACTCGcccagacagcagcagcacagctcaCATCTGA